A region from the Fusarium musae strain F31 chromosome 1, whole genome shotgun sequence genome encodes:
- a CDS encoding hypothetical protein (BUSCO:EOG09261N64), translating to MDPCMELKQNTTIVVLGASGDLAKKKTYPALFGLYRNQFLPKDVKIVGYARTKMDHDEYIRRIKSYIKTPTKETEQQLEEFAGLCTYVSGQYDKDESFQGLEQHLQEVEQGRPENHRLFYMALPPSVFTIVSQHLKKICYPKNGVARVIVEKPFGKDLASSRELQKSLEPDWNEQELFRIDHYLGKEMVKNILILRFGNSFLGATWNRHHIDNVQITFKEPFGTEGRGGYFDEFGIVRDVMQNHLLQVLTLLAMERPISFNAEDIRDEKVRVLRAIPAIEPKNVIIGQYGKSLDGSKPAYREDDTVPKDSRCPTFCALVAYIKNERWDGVPFIMKAGKALNEQKTEIRIQFKDVTSGIFKDIPRNELVMRIQPNESVYIKMNSKLPGLSMQTVVTELDLTYRRRFSDLKIPEAYESLVLDCLKGDQSNFVRDDELDASWRIFTPLLHYLDDNKEIIPMEYPYGSRGPAVLDDFTSSYGYKFSDAAGYQWPTTNAAAPNKL from the exons ATGGATCC ATGCATGGAGCTCAAGCAGAACACGACAATCGTCGTGCTCGGCGCTTCTGGTGATCTGGCGAAAAAGAAGACG TACCCTGCGCTTTTCGGTCTT TATCGAAACCAGTTCCTGCCCaaggatgtcaagattgTCGGATATGCCCGCACCAAGATGGATCACGATGAATACATTCGACGCATCAAGTCATACATAAAGACACCCACAAAGGAGACTGAGCAGCAACTCGAAGAGTTCGCCGGGCTTTGCACCTACGTCTCCGGTCAGTACGACAAGGATGAGTCGTTCCAGGGTTTGGAGCAGCACCTCCAGGAGGTTGAGCAGGGCCGCCCCGAGAACCACCGTCTTTTCTACATGGCGCTGCCCCCCAGTGTCTTCACCATTGTTTCACAGCATCTGAAGAAGATTTGCTACCCCAAGAACGGTGTCGCGCGTGTGATT GTTGAGAAGCCCTTTGGCAAGGATCTTGCCAGCTCCCGGGAGCTTCAAAAGTCACTCGAGCCTGATTGGAACGAGCAGGAGCTGTTCCGAATTGACCACTACCTTGGCAAGGAGATGGTCAAGAACATTCTGATTCTCAGATTTGGCAACTCTTTCCTCGGCGCTACATGGAACCGACACCACATCGACAACGTCCAGATCACCTTCAAGGAGCCCTTTGGTACCGAGGGTCGCGGTGGTTACTTTGATGAGTTCGGTATCGTTCGTGATGTCATGCAGAACCATCTCCTCCAGGTCCTTACTCTGTTGGCTATGGAGAGGCCCATCTCTTTCAACGCCGAGGACATCCGCGATGAAAAGGTTCGCGTTCTCCGTGCCATTCCAGCCATTGAACCCAAGAACGTCATCATTGGTCAGTACGGCAAGTCTCTTGACGGTAGTAAGCCCGCCTACCGTGAGGACGACACTGTCCCCAAGGACTCGAGATGCCCTACGTTCTGTGCACTCGTTGCTTACATCAAGAACGAGCGCTGGGACGGCGTGCCTTTCATTATGAAGGCCGGAAAGGCTCTCAATGAGCAGAAGACCGAGATTCGAATCCAGTTCAAGGACGTCACATCGGGTATCTTTAAGGACATTCCCCGAAACGAGCTTGTTATGCGCATTCAGCCCAATGAGAGTGTCTATATCAAGATGAACTCTAAGCTGCCTGGTCTCAGCATGCAAACTGTTGTTACCGAGCTGGATCTCACCTACCGACGACGATTCTCCGACCTCAAAATCCCTGAGGCATACGAGTCGCTTGTCCTTGACTGCTTGAAGGGTGACCAGTCCAACTTTGTCCGTGACGACGAGCTCGACGCCAGTTGGCGCATCTTCACCCCTCTCCTCCACTATCTTGATGACAACAAGGAGATTATTCCCATGGAATACCCTTACG GTTCTCGTGGCCCTGCCGTTCTGGACGACTTCACCTCCTCTTACGGTTATAAGTTCAGCGACGCTGCTGGTTACCAGTGGCCAACAACcaatgctgctgctcctaACAAGTTGTAA
- a CDS encoding hypothetical protein (EggNog:ENOG41) yields the protein MATSTEQYRQYPPPPSNYPVQDHQQQQYQQTAPVSPRKGSQNPPAHNRTFSFHSQKSHKSSGSKDLQETHAEKEAKRLHSKADPTLAISEAEPSAIAAMMTESSFAPLRSMQHKDAFGNSIADPDKSNPTRNRWERPLDTIRSFEAAIDGGYSRKSLYRAETDSQANWNRRNSSYNSQPRFPRDNYYNNRPVSFRPENQFENGSTRSNYFDGQAYSNGIGTGPSRQRMSRMQSEPQYQSGHDQNIYPLPHKDRSYETVTSAAGSGNSDHAGYQTDPTSSDNSSIDRTMPTKRREPFNEYASGSYQPQQPYQSRPWPASGSGVNNEGQPQAPPPSHSQPPMTQGQASIPPQKQKNTLLRRTSTQQSTHQPQQAAGGDKRKSWFSRRFSKNS from the exons ATGGCTACCTCCACTGAACAATATCGCCAATAtccgccgccgccgtcgAATTATCCGGTGCAGgatcatcagcagcagcaatatcAACAGACTGCCCCTGTCTCGCCGCGCAAAGGTTCGCAGAATCCGCCAGCGCACAACCGAACCTTCAGCTTTCATTCTCAAAAGTCGCATAAGAGTTCTGGTAGCAAGGACTTGCAAGAAACCCACGCCGAGAAGGAAGCGAAGCGTTTACATAGCAAAGCGGATCCTACGTTAGCCATAAGCGAAGCAGAGCCAT CTGCCATCGCTGCGATGATGACCGAGTCGAGTTTTGCCCCTCTGCGGTCCATGCAACACAAGGATGCCTTTGGCAACTCTATCG CGGATCCCGACAAATCGAACCCGACTCGAAACAGATGGGAGCGCCCATTAGACACTATCCGTAGTTTCGAGGCCGCCATCGATGGTGGTTACTCACGCAAGTCTCTCTATCGAGCGG AAACGGACTCACAAGCCAACTGGAACAGGCGGAATAGTTCTTATAACAGTCAACCTCGCTTCCCTCGCGACAACTACTACAACAATCGCCCCGTTTCCTTTAGACCGGAGAACCAGTTTGAGAATGGCTCTACCCGAAGCAACTATTTCGATGGGCAAGCTTATAGCAATGGCATTGGCACTGGTCCATCTCGGCAACGGATGTCTAGAATGCAGTCAGAGCCACAGTACCAGAGCGGCCACGATCAGAATATCTATCCTCTCCCCCACAAGGACCGATCATACGAGACGGTGACTTCTGCTGCGGGTAGTGGCAATTCGGATCACGCAGGGTATCAGACAGACCCTACGAGCAGCGACAACAGCTCAATCGATCGGACGATGCCGACTAAGCGCCGCGAGCCATTCAATGAGTATGCGTCCGGCTCAtatcagcctcagcagccatACCAGTCACGCCCTTGGCCAGCATCTGGTTCTGGGGTGAACAATGAGGGACAACCTCAAGCACCACCACCTTCGCATTCACAACCTCCTATGACACAGGGTCAGGCCTCGATTCCACCGCAGAAACAGAAGAATACCCTTTTAAGGAGGACATCAACTCAACAGTCAACccaccaacctcaacaaGCAGCTGGCGGAGACAAGCGCAAGAGTTGGTTTTCTCGTAGGTTCAGCAAAAACTCTTGA
- the VMA21 gene encoding vacuolar ATPase assembly integral membrane protein vma21, producing the protein MATRRIVATEKTFLDKDDPVDEHSSTSPAVPSQVIYKLLAFTFAMIVVPIGSYFLTVNTVFRGNSSLAGGLAAVLANVVLVGYIIVAMKEDQSDKQKPESKKDK; encoded by the exons ATGGCCACTCGACGCATCGTTGCTACTGAAAAGACCTTCCTCGATAAGGATGATCCCGTCGATGAGCATTCTAGTACTTCTCCTGCCGTTCCCAG CCAAGTCATCTACAAGCTTCTAGCATTCACTTTCGCCATGATCGTGGTCCCCATTGGTTCCTATTTCCTCACTGTTAATACCGTCTTTCGTG GAAACTCTTCTCTTGCTGGTGGTTTAGCTGCTGTCTTGGCCAATGTCGTCCTGGTGGGATACATTATCGTAGCTATGAAAGAGGACCAGTCGGACAAACAAAAGCCAGagagcaagaaggacaagtaG
- a CDS encoding hypothetical protein (EggNog:ENOG41) has translation MAAINTSPPPTAAPLNYNESSRPSSRPTSSSRRSPVRIPHLDESEGPKLRNGPVSPVRVNFQRENWVQPSNADVEYTQKPSLRGELADRTLLPLPSPPETAPPPPPHGLGSEPRSFPEFQDDSRGAERGSEQRLARTNIAEPTKTTPTDRVRNQDQYRNSRESNETASTNPQQISIESSATTSASSLSGMNENAEGQAVGDSPESSIIEGNMLETQPVPLFQYHHQKDFPTSVPNAEARNSSASDLAESASNIGRHLTPNSGSHMRTSLPRPPSSYSVYSDSRGRSPGLMPAGSRKSPDVRMSTYAELLHAPYPQQAPAPLTPDNSNLRTVIGNNASLLSTQKTLDMYRANVKKTNDSSIQYSFAIFLISTAQEQGLDFSEPKARKNSPKPQKGRDSPTAEGSVSSPQELVREARQILQRLASAGYPFAQYYLADGFASGLFSKGKEDYNSAFPLFVLAAKHGHAESGYRTALCYEFGWGCRKDPAKAVQFLRTAASKRHPGAMTRLGKACLSGDLGEKRYREGIKWMKLAAEAADTQYNSAPYQLGCLYENGYGADIFKDDIHAAELFTQAAELGHPEANYRMGDAYEHGLLNCPRDPALSVHFYTGAAERGHAGAMMGLCAWYMVGAPPILEKDEEEAYEWARRSADLGFVKAQYAVGYFTEMGIGCRRDVLEANVWYVKAADAGEERAKQRLAIIQAAVSGQGTPMEVAPPRNGKMQKNPKDDKDCIVM, from the exons ATGGCAGCAATAAATACTTCACCGCCTCCTACTGCGGCACCGTTGAACTACAACGAATCGTCGAGGCCCTCTTCGAGACCGACCAGTTCTTCTCGTCGTAGCCCTGTTCGCATACCTCATCTCGATGAATCTGAAGGCCCGAAACTGCGCAACGGACCAGTCTCGCCCGTCCGCGTAAATTTCCAACGGGAGAATTGGGTTCAGCCTTCAAACGCTGATGTCGAATATACTCAGAAGCCATCGCTGAGGGGAGAACTAGCCGATCGCACTCTGCTTCCGCTGCCTTCGCCCCCCGAAACtgctcctccccctcctcctcacgGACTGGGGTCAGAACCAAGGAGCTTTCCAGAGTTTCAAGATGATTCCCGCGGGGCTGAAAGGGGCTCTGAGCAGCGGCTTGCAAGGACAAACATCGCCGAGCCCACCAAGACAACTCCAACGGACAGAGTTCGCAATCAGGACCAGTACCGCAACAGTCGTGAATCGAATGAAACTGCTAGCACGAACCCGCAACAAATTTCTATAGAATCCTCGGCAACGACAAGCGCAAGCTCTTTGTCAGGAATGAACGAGAATGCTGAGGGCCAGGCGGTTGGCGATTCCCCTGAGAGCTCCATTATCGAAGGAAATATGCTTGAGACCCAGCCTGTGCCTCTTTTTCAGTACCATCATCAAAAGGATTTCCCAACAAGCGTTCCTAATGCAGAGGCCAGAAACTCGTCAGCTTCTGATCTCGCTGAGAGTGCTTCAAACATCGGCCGTCATCTTACTCCGAATTCGGGTAGCCATATGAGGACTTCATTGCCTCGGCCACCATCTTCGTACTCTGTCTATTCTGATTCGCGTGGCCGCTCTCCCGGTCTTATGCCAGCTGGCTCACGTAAATCTCCTGATGTCAGAATGTCGACATATGCTGAGTTGCTTCATGCGCCTTATCCTCAGCAGGCTCCGGCGCCGTTGACACCTGATAACTCCAATCTTCGAACTGTCATCGGTAACAATGCGTCTCTTCTCAGCACACAAAAGACTCTGGACATGTATCGTGCCAACGTCAAAAAGACAAATGACTCTTCTATTCAGTACTCGTTCGCTATATTCTTGATTTCAACAGCCCAGGAGCAAGGCCTAGACTTTTCAGAACCTAAGGCACGCAAGAACAGCCCCAAACCTCAAAAAGGTCGCGACAGCCCAACTGCCGAAGGCTCTGTGTCAAGCCCACAGGAACTGGTTCGTGAAGCCCGACAAATCCTACAACGCCTCGCCAGTGCCGGATACCCCTTTGCGCAATACTATCTCGCGGATGGGTTTGCTTCTGGACTGTTCAGTAAGGGTAAGGAAGATTATAATTCGGCATTCCCTCTATTTGTTTTGGCTGCGAAGCACGGTCACGCTGAATCTGGTTACCGAACCGCTCTATGCTATGAATTCGGTTGGGGTTGCCGGAAAGACCCTGCCAAGGCGGTGCAATTCTTGCGTACAGCTGCTTCGAAGCGCCATCCTGGCGCCATGACGCGTTTGGGTAAGGCCTGTCTATCTGGCGATCTTGGAGAAAAGCGCTACCGAGAAGGAATTAAGTGGATGAAGCTAGCTGCTGAAGCGGCCGATACTCAGTACAATTCCGCGCCGTATCAACTTGGTTGCTTGTATGAGAATGGGTATGGTGCAGATATCTTCAAGGACGATATTCATGCTGCCGAGCTCTTTACTCAGGCTGCGGAATTAGGCCACCCTGAGGCTAATTATCGAATGGGTGATGCTTATGAGCATGGCCTACTTAACTGCCCTCGTGACCCGGCTCTCAGCGTTCACTTCTATACTGGCGCTGCTGAAAGGGGACATGCTGGCGCTATGATGGGATTGTGTGCGTGGTACATGGTCGGCGCTCCCCCGATCCTTgaaaaggatgaggaggaggcttaTGAGTGGGCGCGTCGATCAGCCGACTTGG GCTTCGTGAAGGCACAATACGCCGTCGGCTACTTTACAGAGATGGGCATCGGATGCCGGCGTGACGTTTTGGAAGCTAATGTCTGGTACGTCAAGGCTGCCGATGCTGGTGAAGAGCGAGCCAAGCAAAGGTTAGCCATCATCCAGGCGGCTGTCAGCGGCCAGGGCACTCCCATGGAGGTTGCCCCTCCACGAAACGGCAAGATGCAGAAGAATCCCAAGGACGACAAGGACTGCATCGTTATGTAA